The following coding sequences lie in one Danio rerio strain Tuebingen ecotype United States chromosome 25, GRCz12tu, whole genome shotgun sequence genomic window:
- the cav2 gene encoding caveolin-2 (The RefSeq protein has 1 substitution compared to this genomic sequence) gives MGLEKEKSETRVIMDEDEFNRSIEPILGKKPNVYSEVQDRDPKDINKHLKVGFEDIIAEPNSTHSFDRVWIGSHAVFELVKYVFYRILTTLLAIPMAFIAGIVFGILSCIHIWVVMPVIQGCMMTLPSIHVIWTSLMDMFIGPFFFSIGRCLSSINIKTEQI, from the exons ATgggtctagaaaaagaaaaatcagagACCAGGGTGATAATGGATGAGGATGAGTTCAACAGATCGATTGAACCTATACTTGGAAAGAAACCGAACGTGTATTCGGAGGTTCAGGACAGAGATCCTAAAGATATCAACAAGCACCTAAAG GTTGGTTTTGAAGACATCATCGCTGAGCCCAACTCCACACACAGCTTTGACAGAGTTTGGATTGGTAGTCATGCTGTTTTCGAGCTGGTGAAATACGTCTTCTACCGGATCCTCACCACGTTTCTGGCCATTCCCATGGCGTTTATTGCAGGGATTGTTTTCGGGATCCTCAGCTGTATACATATTTG GGTGGTGATGCCAGTGATCCAGGGCTGCATGATGACACTGCCCTCCATCCACGTGATCTGGACCAGCTTGATGGACATGTTTATAGGGCCTTTCTTCTTCAGCATTGGACGGTGCTTGTCCTCCATCAACATCAAGACTGAGCAAATCTAA